The proteins below are encoded in one region of Bacteroidota bacterium:
- the rpoC gene encoding DNA-directed RNA polymerase subunit beta', whose protein sequence is MAFKPEFKRKRFTKISINLSSTDAIISKSFGEVLKPETINYRTFKPDKDGLFCEKIFGPVRDWECHCGKYKGIRYKGIVCDRCGVEVNLKSVRRERMGHITLCVPVVHIWFFRSLPSKIGHVLGLSSKDLERIIYYESYVVINVGNTGFKKQQLISEEELNDALDKLTDEERNLDDDNPKKFVYGQGGDAIKELLRRVNIIEDISRLRQELKEDPSALKKAENIKRLRVLEAFRTKEGSKPNRPEWMVLDVIPVIPPELRPLVPLEGGRFATSDLNDLYRRVIIRNNRLKRLLDIKAPEVILRNEKRMLQEAVDALLDNSRRVTAVKSENRALKSLSDILKGKQGRFRQNLLGKRVDYSGRSVIVVGPELKLHQCGLPKDMALELFKPFVIRRLIDRDYVKTVKSAKKLIDKRTPEVWDILENVIDGHPVLLNRAPTLHRLSIQAFQPVLVEGKAIRLHPFVCIAFNADFDGDQMAVHVPLSSEAQLEASILMLSSHNILSPQHGNPTCIPNQELILGAYYLTKELADDVGHGKMFSSPMEVKMAYESKKLGLHAQIKVRIKGKIIDTTTGRVIFNEIVPEGMPYINDLLKKKKIIEIIGNIYKTVGNLETAIFLDKLKEVGFKFATMGGLSVNIDDIEVPETKTKIIEDAYKRVETIEKSKQRGIISENERYNKVIDIWTHVRDHIRNELMFNLKRSKNGFNSLHMMIDSGARGSVEQVSQLAGMRGLMQKPQKSLTGQAGEIIENPIIANFKEGLSILEYFISTHGARKGLADTALKTADAGYLTRRLVDVAQDVIINEIDCGTQRGVYTEALKDGEEIKEPLKERILGRVVAHDVINPINNEVLVKAGQEITEEIADLIEESPITGVEIRSVLTCETKRGVCVKCYGRNLATGKMVEVGEAVGIIAAQSIGEPGTQLTLRTFHIGGTASKIITQSQTPTKFDGKVKFENLKLVEYKGVAGTSLVSLSRNGFIVILDSHNNQLSRYSVPYGAVLMVRNKDEVKKNTILYESDPYNTVIVAEDDGIISYADLQEGKQYEQVRDDQTGHYQKIVIESRDKTKSPTLQIKSLKSEKLLSTYLIPVKANLLVNDGEEVKAGTIIVKIPKDSGKTRDITGGLPRVTELFEARSPNDPAKIAEIDGKVEIGKITRGSRELKIVSLDGSESRDYKIPIGKHILVRHGDIVKAGEQLTGGAYDPIDILKIKGVAEVQEYLVNEIQEVYRIQGVKINDKHIEVIVRQMLQKVKVTDPGDTRILEGDVIHKNVFSDENEGLKGMVVVTENGDSKEVYLGQLIGKKELKEINAALKKKEKAIVKTREAMPATAEPVLLGITQTSLTTDSFISAASFQETTKVLTDASIKGKVDNLLGLKENVIIGQLIPAGTGLRKYKDLVVQNKHTFSEKITAAEEAEVETEEKIKA, encoded by the coding sequence ATGGCTTTTAAACCGGAATTCAAAAGAAAAAGATTTACCAAAATCTCAATCAATTTATCCTCTACCGATGCTATAATATCTAAATCATTTGGTGAAGTATTAAAACCGGAAACAATTAACTACAGAACTTTCAAACCGGACAAAGACGGTTTGTTCTGTGAGAAAATCTTTGGTCCTGTAAGGGACTGGGAATGTCACTGCGGAAAATACAAAGGCATCAGATACAAAGGTATAGTTTGCGATAGATGCGGTGTAGAAGTAAATCTTAAGAGCGTAAGAAGAGAAAGAATGGGACACATTACATTGTGCGTTCCTGTTGTTCATATCTGGTTCTTCCGTTCACTTCCGTCAAAGATCGGTCACGTTCTCGGGCTTTCATCGAAAGACCTTGAAAGAATCATTTACTATGAAAGCTACGTTGTAATTAACGTCGGTAATACCGGCTTTAAAAAGCAGCAGCTCATCAGTGAAGAAGAACTTAACGATGCTTTGGATAAACTGACAGATGAAGAAAGAAATTTAGACGATGATAATCCTAAGAAATTTGTGTATGGCCAGGGCGGTGATGCAATAAAAGAATTGTTGAGAAGAGTAAATATCATTGAAGATATTTCACGCTTAAGACAGGAATTAAAAGAAGATCCTTCAGCATTAAAGAAAGCTGAAAATATAAAAAGATTAAGAGTGCTTGAAGCTTTCCGTACAAAAGAAGGCTCCAAACCTAACAGACCTGAATGGATGGTTCTTGACGTAATCCCGGTGATTCCGCCTGAGCTTCGTCCATTGGTTCCGTTAGAAGGCGGCAGATTTGCTACCTCTGACTTAAACGATTTATACAGAAGAGTTATAATCAGAAACAACAGATTAAAAAGACTTCTTGATATCAAAGCTCCGGAAGTAATTTTAAGAAACGAAAAGAGAATGCTTCAGGAAGCTGTTGACGCTTTACTTGATAACTCAAGAAGAGTGACTGCAGTAAAATCTGAGAACAGAGCATTAAAATCTTTATCGGATATATTAAAAGGAAAGCAAGGAAGATTCAGACAAAACTTACTAGGTAAACGTGTTGACTATTCCGGTCGTTCGGTTATCGTTGTAGGTCCTGAATTGAAACTTCATCAGTGCGGTCTTCCTAAAGATATGGCTTTGGAATTATTCAAGCCTTTCGTTATCAGAAGACTTATTGACAGAGATTATGTAAAGACAGTTAAAAGCGCAAAGAAATTAATCGATAAAAGAACACCGGAAGTATGGGACATCCTTGAAAATGTTATCGACGGACATCCTGTATTGCTGAACAGAGCTCCAACTCTTCACAGACTTAGTATTCAGGCTTTTCAGCCGGTACTTGTAGAGGGTAAAGCTATCAGACTTCATCCGTTTGTTTGTATCGCATTTAATGCTGACTTTGACGGTGATCAGATGGCAGTTCACGTACCGCTTTCATCAGAAGCACAATTAGAAGCATCTATCTTAATGCTTTCATCACACAATATTCTTTCACCTCAGCACGGTAACCCTACATGTATTCCTAACCAGGAATTAATTTTAGGCGCTTACTACCTGACAAAAGAATTAGCTGATGACGTTGGACACGGAAAAATGTTCTCTTCACCTATGGAAGTAAAGATGGCTTATGAATCGAAAAAATTAGGACTTCATGCTCAGATAAAAGTAAGAATTAAAGGAAAAATTATTGACACTACCACAGGCAGAGTTATTTTCAATGAAATCGTTCCTGAAGGAATGCCGTACATCAATGATTTGCTCAAGAAGAAAAAAATTATTGAAATCATCGGCAATATTTATAAGACCGTTGGTAATCTTGAAACAGCTATCTTCTTAGATAAATTAAAAGAAGTAGGATTCAAGTTTGCAACAATGGGCGGTCTTTCAGTAAATATCGATGACATCGAAGTACCTGAAACAAAGACAAAGATTATTGAAGATGCATATAAGAGAGTAGAGACAATTGAAAAATCGAAACAAAGAGGTATCATTTCTGAAAACGAAAGATATAACAAAGTTATCGATATCTGGACGCACGTTCGTGACCACATCAGAAACGAACTCATGTTCAACCTGAAACGCTCAAAGAACGGTTTCAACTCATTACATATGATGATTGACTCCGGTGCTAGAGGTTCGGTAGAGCAGGTGTCACAGCTTGCAGGTATGAGAGGTCTTATGCAGAAACCGCAGAAATCCTTAACAGGACAAGCGGGTGAAATCATCGAGAACCCGATTATCGCAAACTTCAAAGAAGGTCTTTCAATCCTTGAGTACTTTATTTCAACTCACGGAGCTAGAAAAGGTCTTGCTGATACAGCTTTAAAAACTGCTGATGCAGGATATTTAACAAGAAGACTTGTTGACGTTGCGCAGGATGTTATCATCAATGAAATTGATTGCGGAACACAAAGAGGTGTATATACAGAAGCATTAAAAGACGGTGAAGAAATTAAAGAGCCGTTGAAAGAAAGAATATTAGGTAGAGTAGTTGCGCACGATGTTATCAATCCGATAAACAATGAAGTATTAGTAAAAGCAGGACAGGAAATCACAGAAGAGATCGCAGACCTTATTGAAGAGTCTCCGATAACAGGCGTTGAAATCCGTTCAGTGTTAACATGCGAAACCAAGAGAGGTGTTTGCGTAAAATGTTACGGCAGAAATCTTGCAACCGGTAAAATGGTTGAAGTAGGTGAAGCTGTAGGTATTATTGCAGCGCAGTCAATCGGTGAGCCGGGAACACAGCTTACACTCAGAACATTCCACATCGGTGGTACTGCTTCTAAGATCATTACACAATCACAAACACCAACTAAGTTCGACGGTAAAGTTAAGTTTGAAAACTTAAAGCTTGTTGAATACAAAGGTGTTGCAGGAACTTCATTGGTATCATTAAGCAGAAACGGATTTATTGTAATTCTTGACAGTCATAATAATCAGCTATCCAGATACTCTGTACCTTACGGCGCAGTGCTTATGGTACGCAATAAAGATGAAGTGAAGAAGAACACTATCCTTTACGAAAGTGATCCATACAATACTGTTATCGTTGCAGAAGATGATGGTATAATATCATATGCAGATTTACAGGAAGGAAAACAATACGAACAGGTAAGAGACGATCAGACAGGTCACTATCAGAAAATTGTAATTGAGTCAAGAGATAAAACCAAATCTCCGACACTTCAAATCAAGAGTCTGAAGAGTGAAAAATTACTTTCAACATATTTAATTCCTGTAAAAGCTAACTTGCTTGTTAATGACGGCGAGGAAGTAAAAGCAGGTACAATTATAGTTAAGATTCCGAAAGATTCCGGTAAAACAAGGGATATTACAGGCGGTCTGCCAAGAGTAACTGAGTTATTCGAAGCAAGAAGCCCGAACGATCCTGCGAAGATTGCTGAAATCGACGGTAAAGTTGAAATCGGAAAAATCACAAGAGGTAGCAGAGAGCTTAAAATTGTTTCGCTCGACGGTTCTGAATCACGTGATTATAAAATTCCAATTGGAAAACATATTCTAGTAAGACACGGTGATATCGTGAAAGCAGGCGAGCAGCTTACAGGCGGCGCTTACGATCCGATTGACATTCTTAAGATCAAAGGTGTTGCTGAAGTTCAGGAATATCTTGTAAACGAAATTCAGGAAGTTTATAGAATTCAGGGTGTAAAAATTAACGATAAGCACATCGAAGTTATTGTTCGTCAGATGCTTCAAAAAGTTAAAGTTACAGACCCGGGTGATACAAGAATTCTTGAAGGCGATGTAATCCATAAGAATGTATTCTCTGATGAAAATGAAGGATTAAAAGGAATGGTTGTTGTAACTGAAAACGGCGACAGCAAAGAAGTTTACTTAGGACAGCTAATCGGTAAAAAAGAATTAAAAGAAATAAATGCTGCTCTTAAGAAAAAAGAAAAAGCTATAGTAAAAACAAGAGAGGCAATGCCTGCAACTGCAGAACCTGTATTGCTTGGTATTACACAGACCTCGCTTACTACGGACAGCTTTATCTCAGCTGCATCGTTCCAGGAAACAACTAAAGTTCTTACAGACGCTTCCATCAAAGGAAAAGTTGATAACTTATTAGGACTGAAAGAAAACGTTATTATCGGTCAGTTAATACCTGCCGGTACAGGATTAAGAAAATATAAAGACTTAGTTGTACAGAACAAACATACATTCTCTGAAAAAATTACTGCTGCAGAAGAAGCAGAAGTAGAAACAGAAGAGAAAATAAAAGCATAA
- the rpoB gene encoding DNA-directed RNA polymerase subunit beta gives MDYKDLKVRPLNHKNNRLTFSQMDLQSDPPDLLNVQVQSYKDFLQEDVPVSRRKSVGLQKVFEDNFPVSDSRETALLEFIEYNIEKPPYNMIECQEQGLTYAVPVKAKLRLSTKPTASAKDYTYFIEQEVYLGNLPYMTHRGSFIINGAERVIVSQLHRSPGVVFSESVHANGTKLYSARVIPYKGSWVEFTTDINDLLFAYIDRKKKFYFSTLLKALGLNEHSKMLELFNLVEYANITDANYADYMDRIVLENVIDKNTGDDLGIPANTKLNEDHLNLIVHSKLKNIPLLKAEPTEGEKIIYNTIISDDEESDSLVEKVVDEDKPEGRRRKSDVSMSESEAESAKSYIEKLFFNPKKYDLGNVGRYKINYKLGLNIDEHITILTKEDIVSIIEYIRDLVDNRKEVDDIDHLGNRRVRTVAEQLASQFALGLSRMGRTIRDKMSIHDEENLTPSKLISSRPITSALASFFGTSQLSQFMDQTNPLSEMTHKRRISALGPGGLSRERAGFEVRDVHYTHYGRLCPIETPEGPNIGLISSLCIHSRVNELGFIETPYRKVTKSKVTDEIEYLSAEKEDMYKIAQANEGVKSNGDFVNAKVKSRNKGDFPVLKPEEVDYMDVATNQIVSAAAALIPFLEHDDANRALMGSNMQRQAVPLLRPEAPLVGTGFEEIVARDSRTMITAEADGVVESVTGDRIIVRYNIREDSEENLLSFDDKRVVEHQLVKFLRTNQDTSINQRPRVFEGQKVKKGDILADGSSTQNGELALGRNVLVAFMPWNGYNFEDAIVISEKVVSEDIYTSIHIEEFSLEVRDTKRGEEELTKEIPNVSEEATKDLDENGIVRIGAEVKEGDILIGKVTPKGETEPTPEEKLLRAIFGDKAGDVKDASLKATPGLKGIVINKKLFSRKTRDTESKREEKKKIDKYEADRKKEIKDLNVKYAEKLGILLEDKEASTVRDKKGNVIFKAGYSFKRDTFVDLVDNKGFDVNNFDYDTEWTSNKKAAALIPDIYKNYTYKFNEIEERYKRLKVKVTLGDELPTGVVKLAKVYVAKKRKLSVGDKMAGRHGNKGVVSKIVPPEDMPFLPDGTPVDIVLNPLGVPSRMNLGQLYETALGWAAKLMGVKFATPIFDGASVEQIQEILVKAGLSANSRTYLYDGRTGERFDQEVTCGQIYMLKLSHLVDDKIHARSIGPYSLITQQPLGGKAQFGGQRFGEMECWALQGYGASHVLQEMLTYKSDDVNGRSRVYEAIIKGDNLPEAGVPESFNVLMKELQGLCLDIVPE, from the coding sequence ATGGATTATAAAGATCTCAAAGTCAGACCTTTAAATCATAAGAATAACAGATTAACATTTTCACAAATGGACCTTCAGAGCGATCCGCCGGATCTTCTGAATGTTCAGGTGCAGTCATACAAAGATTTTCTTCAGGAAGATGTTCCTGTTAGCCGAAGAAAATCAGTCGGGCTTCAGAAAGTATTCGAGGATAATTTTCCGGTTTCTGATTCACGTGAGACAGCATTATTGGAGTTTATCGAGTACAATATCGAGAAACCGCCATATAATATGATAGAGTGTCAGGAGCAGGGGTTAACCTATGCTGTTCCTGTTAAAGCAAAACTGCGTCTCTCGACAAAGCCGACCGCTTCCGCAAAAGATTATACTTATTTCATTGAGCAGGAAGTGTATCTCGGTAATTTGCCGTACATGACTCACAGAGGTTCGTTTATTATTAACGGAGCTGAACGCGTTATCGTCAGCCAGCTTCACAGATCACCGGGTGTTGTATTCAGCGAGTCGGTTCACGCGAACGGAACAAAATTATATTCTGCAAGGGTAATTCCTTACAAGGGTTCATGGGTTGAATTCACGACCGATATCAATGACTTATTATTCGCATATATCGATAGAAAAAAGAAATTCTATTTCTCGACTTTATTAAAAGCCCTCGGATTAAACGAGCATTCAAAGATGCTTGAACTTTTCAATTTAGTTGAATATGCAAATATCACCGATGCAAATTATGCAGATTACATGGATAGAATTGTATTGGAAAATGTAATTGATAAAAATACAGGTGACGATTTAGGAATTCCAGCGAACACTAAATTAAATGAAGACCATTTAAATTTAATTGTTCATTCAAAATTAAAAAATATTCCTCTCTTAAAGGCAGAGCCTACAGAGGGTGAAAAAATTATATATAATACCATAATCAGCGATGACGAGGAAAGCGACAGCTTAGTAGAAAAAGTAGTTGATGAAGATAAACCCGAAGGAAGAAGAAGAAAATCAGACGTATCTATGTCTGAAAGCGAAGCTGAAAGTGCAAAATCTTACATTGAAAAATTATTCTTCAACCCGAAGAAATACGATTTAGGAAATGTAGGACGTTACAAAATTAACTACAAACTCGGTTTAAATATTGATGAGCATATTACGATCCTTACAAAAGAAGACATCGTTTCAATTATTGAATACATAAGAGATTTAGTTGATAACAGAAAAGAAGTTGATGACATCGACCACCTTGGAAACAGAAGAGTAAGAACAGTTGCTGAGCAGTTAGCATCACAGTTCGCTCTTGGTCTTTCAAGAATGGGAAGAACTATCAGAGACAAAATGAGCATTCACGACGAAGAGAATTTAACTCCTTCGAAGCTGATCAGCTCACGACCTATTACAAGCGCGCTTGCATCGTTCTTCGGAACATCGCAGCTTTCTCAGTTTATGGATCAGACAAATCCGTTATCGGAAATGACCCATAAAAGAAGAATTAGTGCTCTTGGACCTGGCGGTCTTTCGAGAGAAAGAGCGGGCTTTGAAGTTCGTGACGTTCACTATACACACTATGGCAGACTTTGCCCGATTGAAACACCGGAAGGTCCGAACATCGGTCTTATCTCCTCATTGTGTATTCACTCAAGAGTGAATGAACTCGGATTCATCGAAACTCCTTACAGAAAAGTTACAAAATCAAAAGTTACTGACGAAATCGAATATCTATCTGCTGAAAAAGAAGATATGTATAAAATCGCTCAGGCTAATGAAGGTGTAAAAAGCAACGGAGACTTCGTAAACGCAAAAGTAAAATCAAGAAATAAAGGTGACTTCCCGGTATTAAAACCTGAAGAAGTTGACTATATGGATGTTGCAACAAATCAGATCGTATCTGCTGCAGCAGCATTGATTCCGTTCTTAGAACATGATGACGCTAACAGAGCGCTGATGGGTAGTAATATGCAGCGTCAGGCTGTGCCTTTGCTCAGACCTGAAGCACCATTAGTAGGAACAGGATTTGAAGAAATAGTTGCAAGAGATTCAAGAACAATGATAACTGCAGAAGCAGACGGAGTTGTTGAATCAGTAACAGGCGATAGAATTATTGTCCGTTACAACATAAGAGAAGACAGTGAAGAAAATTTATTGAGCTTTGATGATAAGAGAGTTGTTGAGCATCAGTTAGTTAAATTCTTAAGAACAAACCAGGATACATCTATTAACCAGAGACCAAGAGTATTTGAAGGTCAGAAAGTTAAGAAAGGCGATATCCTTGCTGACGGTTCATCAACACAAAACGGTGAGCTTGCACTTGGAAGAAACGTTCTTGTAGCATTTATGCCATGGAACGGTTACAACTTCGAAGATGCTATTGTTATCAGTGAAAAAGTTGTATCTGAAGATATCTACACTTCTATTCACATCGAAGAATTCTCATTAGAAGTAAGAGATACTAAGAGAGGTGAAGAAGAGCTTACAAAGGAAATTCCGAACGTAAGTGAAGAAGCAACAAAAGATTTAGATGAGAACGGTATAGTAAGAATCGGCGCTGAAGTAAAAGAAGGCGACATCCTTATCGGTAAAGTAACACCTAAAGGTGAAACCGAACCGACACCTGAAGAAAAACTTTTAAGAGCTATCTTCGGTGATAAAGCAGGTGACGTAAAAGATGCATCATTGAAAGCTACTCCGGGACTAAAAGGAATAGTTATCAATAAAAAATTATTCTCAAGAAAGACAAGAGATACAGAAAGCAAACGCGAAGAGAAGAAGAAAATTGATAAATACGAAGCTGACAGAAAGAAAGAAATAAAAGACCTGAATGTAAAGTATGCTGAAAAACTCGGAATCTTACTTGAAGATAAAGAAGCATCAACTGTAAGAGATAAAAAAGGAAACGTAATATTTAAAGCAGGCTATTCATTCAAGAGAGATACATTTGTTGACTTAGTTGATAACAAAGGATTTGATGTAAATAATTTTGATTACGATACTGAATGGACATCGAATAAAAAAGCCGCGGCTTTAATTCCTGATATCTACAAGAACTATACATACAAGTTCAACGAGATAGAAGAAAGATATAAGAGATTAAAAGTTAAAGTTACACTCGGTGATGAATTGCCAACCGGTGTAGTGAAACTTGCTAAAGTATATGTTGCCAAGAAAAGAAAATTATCAGTAGGTGATAAGATGGCAGGACGACACGGTAATAAGGGTGTTGTTTCTAAAATCGTACCGCCGGAAGATATGCCATTCTTACCAGACGGCACACCTGTGGATATCGTATTGAATCCGCTTGGTGTTCCATCGAGAATGAATCTTGGACAGCTTTATGAAACAGCTTTAGGATGGGCAGCTAAATTAATGGGCGTGAAATTCGCTACTCCTATTTTTGACGGCGCATCAGTAGAGCAGATTCAGGAAATATTAGTAAAGGCAGGACTTTCAGCCAACTCAAGAACATATTTATACGACGGAAGAACAGGCGAAAGATTTGACCAGGAAGTTACATGCGGTCAGATCTATATGCTGAAGCTTTCTCACTTAGTTGATGATAAGATCCACGCAAGGTCTATCGGGCCATACTCACTTATTACTCAGCAGCCACTTGGCGGTAAAGCACAGTTCGGCGGTCAGAGATTCGGAGAGATGGAGTGCTGGGCATTACAAGGATACGGCGCATCGCACGTATTACAGGAAATGCTCACATATAAATCCGATGATGTAAACGGAAGAAGCAGAGTATATGAAGCGATCATTAAAGGTGATAACCTGCCTGAAGCAGGGGTTCCGGAATCCTTCAATGTATTGATGAAAGAGTTACAGGGATTATGCTTAGATATCGTACCGGAATAG
- the rplL gene encoding 50S ribosomal protein L7/L12 — protein MSKVAELVEKIEALTLLEASELKKALEEKFGVTAAAPMMMAGPAAGAPAAAAEEQTEFTVMLVEAGAQKINVIKAVKNASGLGLTEAKALVEGAPKPVKENISKADAEKLKAELEAAGAKVEIK, from the coding sequence ATGTCTAAAGTAGCAGAATTAGTAGAAAAGATTGAAGCTTTAACACTTTTAGAAGCTTCAGAACTTAAAAAAGCATTAGAAGAAAAATTCGGCGTGACCGCAGCAGCTCCAATGATGATGGCAGGTCCTGCAGCAGGTGCTCCTGCAGCAGCAGCTGAAGAACAAACAGAATTCACAGTAATGCTTGTAGAAGCAGGTGCACAAAAAATCAACGTAATTAAAGCAGTTAAAAATGCTTCAGGCTTAGGCTTAACAGAAGCAAAAGCTTTAGTTGAAGGTGCTCCAAAACCTGTAAAAGAAAACATCTCTAAAGCAGATGCTGAAAAATTAAAAGCTGAATTAGAAGCAGCCGGCGCTAAAGTTGAAATAAAATAA
- a CDS encoding 50S ribosomal protein L10 — MNRDQKAELQGEILEMLDNSSAIYLTDFAGITVEQVNLLRKDFKKSGIIYKVVKNTLVNRALTDSQKYSSHKESISPSLKGTTGIIFAGADPVEPAKILKKHFDKNERPKLKLAVIENEIYGDKSLNQIASLQSKPEIIASILGSLDAPVSGIVGSINAVMRDLASVIEEAAKKKAA, encoded by the coding sequence ATGAACAGAGATCAAAAAGCTGAATTACAAGGTGAAATTCTTGAAATGTTGGATAATTCTTCTGCGATATATTTAACTGACTTTGCCGGAATAACGGTAGAACAGGTTAACTTACTTCGCAAGGATTTCAAAAAATCCGGCATTATCTACAAAGTTGTAAAGAATACACTTGTAAACAGAGCTCTTACCGACTCGCAGAAGTATTCCTCTCATAAAGAATCAATTTCACCGTCTTTAAAAGGAACAACCGGTATTATATTTGCCGGAGCTGACCCCGTTGAACCGGCGAAGATTCTTAAAAAGCACTTTGATAAAAATGAAAGACCTAAACTCAAACTAGCAGTTATTGAGAATGAGATCTACGGTGATAAATCATTGAATCAAATTGCATCATTGCAAAGCAAACCTGAAATTATTGCCTCAATACTTGGCAGCTTAGATGCTCCTGTATCGGGAATAGTCGGTTCTATCAATGCAGTAATGAGAGATCTTGCAAGCGTTATTGAAGAAGCAGCTAAGAAAAAAGCAGCTTAA
- a CDS encoding 50S ribosomal protein L1 — translation MKLTKRQKENSKIDVSKEYNIADAVEILKKAKSAKFDESVDIAVRLGVDPKHADQVVRGTVSLPNGTGKSVRVLVIAKSPDKQEDAKNAGADFYGFDDYLKKIAEGWTDIDVIIATPDSMMELGKIAKILGPRGLMPNPKSGTVTMDVATAVKEVKAGKIDFRVDKTGIVHSIIGKLSFDNNKLKENIVTFLNTIIKLKPSAAKGTYIKSITISSTMGPGVKVDRALNEMKVAA, via the coding sequence ATGAAACTTACAAAAAGACAAAAAGAAAATTCAAAGATTGACGTATCCAAAGAATATAACATCGCGGATGCAGTTGAGATTTTGAAAAAAGCAAAATCTGCAAAATTCGACGAATCAGTTGATATTGCAGTAAGGTTAGGTGTTGACCCAAAGCATGCTGACCAGGTTGTTAGAGGCACAGTTTCTCTTCCTAATGGAACGGGAAAAAGTGTTAGAGTGTTAGTTATTGCAAAGAGTCCCGATAAACAGGAAGATGCAAAGAACGCAGGAGCAGATTTCTATGGTTTTGACGATTATTTAAAGAAAATCGCAGAAGGCTGGACAGATATTGATGTAATTATTGCTACACCTGACTCAATGATGGAACTTGGTAAAATTGCTAAAATTTTAGGACCAAGAGGTTTAATGCCGAATCCTAAGAGCGGAACTGTTACAATGGACGTTGCTACAGCTGTGAAAGAAGTAAAAGCGGGTAAGATTGATTTCAGAGTCGATAAAACAGGAATTGTTCACTCAATTATCGGAAAATTATCTTTCGATAATAACAAATTAAAGGAAAACATCGTAACTTTCTTAAATACAATCATCAAATTAAAGCCGTCAGCAGCAAAAGGAACCTATATTAAGAGCATCACTATCTCTTCAACAATGGGTCCCGGAGTTAAAGTTGACAGAGCTTTAAATGAAATGAAAGTTGCAGCTTAA
- the rplK gene encoding 50S ribosomal protein L11 has translation MAKKITGFVKLQIPAGSATMAPPVGPALGQRGVNGMEFCKQFNARTQDKKGLIIPVVITVFSDKSFTFITKTPPAATLLLKAAGIEKGSGVPNKTKVGKVTLKQVTEIAETKMPDFNATTIESAINLVKGTARSMGITVEG, from the coding sequence ATGGCAAAAAAAATAACAGGTTTCGTTAAATTACAAATTCCGGCAGGCAGCGCAACAATGGCTCCTCCCGTAGGTCCCGCACTTGGTCAAAGAGGCGTAAACGGTATGGAATTTTGCAAACAGTTTAACGCAAGAACTCAGGATAAAAAAGGATTAATAATCCCTGTAGTAATTACAGTATTCTCAGATAAATCATTTACATTTATAACAAAAACTCCTCCGGCAGCAACATTGCTTTTAAAAGCTGCAGGTATTGAAAAAGGATCGGGAGTTCCGAATAAAACTAAAGTTGGCAAAGTTACATTGAAACAAGTAACTGAAATTGCTGAAACAAAAATGCCGGATTTCAACGCTACCACAATTGAGTCGGCTATAAACCTTGTAAAAGGTACTGCCCGTAGTATGGGTATAACTGTGGAAGGTTAA
- the nusG gene encoding transcription termination/antitermination factor NusG: MTKENVIEENVNTEENKEVVEGAETPALIEDDANSPYKWYAVRIVSGHENKVKLYLENEIRAEGLEERIKHVVIPYEKVYEVKNGKKKIKLKNFLPGYILINADLNDNIRDFIAKTPSIINMVGVKKGKKLEAIPLSAAEVKRIQALLSEESATEKIDINFNVGDAVKVTSGPFNNFNGNILEINPEKMKVKVMVSIFGRKTPIELELTQIERE; encoded by the coding sequence ATGACAAAAGAAAACGTGATTGAAGAAAACGTAAATACCGAAGAGAATAAAGAAGTTGTAGAGGGCGCTGAAACTCCTGCGCTAATCGAAGACGATGCTAATAGCCCGTACAAATGGTATGCTGTAAGAATTGTATCCGGTCACGAGAATAAAGTTAAACTTTATCTCGAAAATGAAATCAGAGCAGAAGGTCTAGAAGAAAGAATAAAGCATGTAGTTATTCCTTACGAAAAAGTTTATGAAGTAAAAAACGGAAAGAAAAAAATTAAGTTAAAAAATTTCCTTCCGGGATATATTCTGATTAATGCAGACTTGAATGACAACATAAGAGATTTTATTGCAAAGACTCCGTCGATTATTAACATGGTAGGCGTTAAAAAAGGAAAGAAGCTGGAAGCAATTCCTTTAAGTGCTGCTGAAGTAAAAAGAATTCAGGCATTATTATCGGAAGAAAGCGCAACAGAAAAAATCGACATTAACTTTAATGTTGGTGATGCTGTGAAGGTAACAAGCGGACCGTTCAATAATTTCAACGGAAATATCTTAGAGATAAATCCTGAGAAAATGAAGGTTAAAGTTATGGTAAGTATTTTCGGAAGAAAGACTCCGATTGAGCTTGAGCTTACCCAAATTGAAAGAGAATAA